In the Streptomyces sp. NBC_00525 genome, one interval contains:
- a CDS encoding L-threonylcarbamoyladenylate synthase, which translates to MAKYFDVHPENPQHRTITNVAENIRSGALVAYPTDSCYALGCQLGNRDGLARIRAVRHLDDRHHFTLMCQNFAQLGQFVHIDNDVFRTVKSATPGQYTFILPATKEVPRQLLHPKKKTVGVRIPSHPVVQALLAELGEPLLSSTLLLPDEEEPLTQGWEIKERLDHEVDIVLDSGDCGTEPTTVIDFSNGDLEIVRRGAGDTSRFE; encoded by the coding sequence ATGGCGAAGTATTTCGACGTACACCCCGAAAATCCCCAGCACCGCACCATCACCAACGTGGCCGAGAACATCCGTTCCGGCGCGCTCGTCGCGTACCCCACGGACTCCTGCTACGCGCTCGGGTGCCAGCTGGGCAACCGTGACGGGCTGGCACGCATCCGGGCCGTCCGCCATCTCGACGACCGTCACCACTTCACGCTGATGTGTCAGAACTTCGCCCAGCTCGGGCAGTTCGTGCACATCGACAACGACGTGTTCCGCACCGTCAAGTCGGCGACGCCCGGCCAGTACACCTTCATCCTGCCGGCGACGAAGGAGGTGCCCCGCCAGCTGCTGCACCCGAAGAAGAAAACGGTCGGCGTCCGCATCCCGTCCCACCCCGTCGTCCAGGCCCTCCTGGCCGAACTGGGCGAACCGCTGCTCTCCAGCACGCTGTTGCTGCCCGACGAGGAGGAGCCGCTGACGCAGGGCTGGGAGATCAAGGAGCGCCTCGACCACGAGGTGGACATCGTCCTCGACTCCGGCGACTGCGGCACCGAGCCCACCACCGTCATCGACTTCTCCAACGGCGACCTGGAGATCGTACGCAGGGGAGCCGGCGACACCTCACGGTTCGAGTAG